The genomic interval GAGATTTATAATTGAGCATACAACTACAACAATAAGAGCAATAAAAAGCATTTTGCCCATATTAGCTAAATCTTTTGTAGTTTTAATACCAAAAATGCTCATAACACCAAAAATAATTGTTGTCATAGCAAATGCCATTGCAACCGCACCAGCACCAGCTTTAAATGCTACCATAGCCACAAGAGGTGTGATTGTTACACCTGTGAGTGTCGTAAAAATAAAAAGCATTGCAATATTTAAGCCCGGTTTAGAACGAGAAAACATAACCCCAAAAAGTGCTGCAATTTCAGCAATAAAAATAAAAAAGCGATATTCTACTACAAATTCTAAATACATAAAACCAATCATCGCACCGATGAAAGCAAAGAATAAACTTGCACCAAAAAATTTGTAAGTCGTCTTCACAAAATTCACTAATGCACTATCACGCTCTGCTACTGCTTCATTTGCAAACTGCGCGTTGTTAGTGTAATTCCTATCATAAAGTCCCATTATTTTCTCCTTGTAATTGAAAATTGAGGTAGTATTCTACCACAATTTACTAACGAAGCAAAATTTTCTCCATTAAGGATTAACTTCGCCCTTGTCCTTTAAGCTACATCATAAAATCTAGTCTTTTAGCATTTTTTCATCTGGATAAACAAAATTCGTTTTGCGCTCAACAAAAATATGCTCCTTATCATCTATGGCAAAAGCGCGTATGATAATATCATAACTGCCTTTTTGCAAAACCTCTTCTGTGCGGAGTGTTACTACCTTTTTTTCCTTTTTGCCCGCTTTAACTTTAAATGGCGCTTTTGGCGTAATAATCTTTAATGAGTGGGCAATATCATTACCTTTGACATCAAGCACTTCAAAATACATCTCGTGGTCATTTGCATCTGTATTGTGAAAGAGCATTGTATAGTGATTATCTACGATATGGTGATTTCTCACTTCATAAAGCTCCGATGTGCGGCTGATATTAAGCAACATACCCTCTTTTGTCGTTCCCATAAAAAGGAGTAGGACAAATACAAGAGCCAAAATAATTGTATAGCCAATAGTTTTAAAACGCATCACACGCACTTTACCATTATTATCAAGTGAAGCAAAAGACTTCCACATAACAAGTGAAGGTCTGCCAAGCTTATCCATTACTTTTGCACAAGCATCGGCACATTCAAGACAATTAATACATTCAAGCTGCATACCTTTTCTAATATCAATATGCGTAGGACAAACCCTCACACAAGCCAAACAATTTGTGCATTCATTATTTGGATCTTGCTTCTTAGGTGCAATATCAAACTTCATACCTTTTGTGTCATACACTGCTCCACCGCGTTTGTAGTCATATACCGCAGTAATCGTATCATCATCAAAAAGCACACTTTGCACGCGACAATACGGACACATATAAATACAAAAATTTTCTTGTATATAAGCAATATCTAAAATAAAAAATAGTCCAAATCCAAGCCAAAATCCAAGCAATATGCGATGATTAAGCGGATCACTCATATAAGCGAAAAAATCACTCGGAGGCGTGAAGAAAAACATTAAATTTGCTGCTGCTACAAGACAAAGTGTAGCCATAATTAAAAATGCCAACACCGCCTTAATTTTATCGCCAAAAGTGCTTAAATCCATTTTTTCTTGTTTATTAGAAATCTTTTTACGCAAGCCAAAAATCTTTGTCTGCAATAAATCCCTATAAAGCACACGAAAAATTGTTTGCGGACAAGCCCAACCGCACCATATACGACCAGCAAGGGTAGTCATAAAAAAGATTCCCACAAACATAAGAATGAGCAAAAATGGCATTAAATAAAGCTCTTGCATATCAAATACCACCCCCATAAGATGTAATTGTTTATGGTCAAATGAAAGCAAAAAAAGCTGATTACCATTGATTTGAATAAAAGGAAATATCAACAAGAATAAAGTTGCTACACCATAAACAATATAGCGCTTGATTCTGTAATTTTGAGTGTTATTTTGCATCTAAAATCCTCCTTAAGTGTTTCCAGCAATTAAAAACTAAATTATAAAGTGTTTTAACTTAAAATCACTCTAACTTTTATCTTATAAAATCTAGTGTAAAATCATTTTTCAAAATTAATCCAAAGTTTTAAAGGGAATTTTATGCTTCAAACTATCAATCTTTCAATGCGCTATGCAACAAAAAAGCTTTTTGAAAATGTCAATATCAAACTTGACGCACATAAAAGATATGGGCTTATTGGCGCAAATGGTGCAGGTAAATCCACATTACTTAAGATTCTTTCGGGCATATACGAAGCGAGCAGTGGAGAGGTTGTGATTGAAAAGGGTTTAAAAATGGGCGTATTAGGGCAAGACCAATATGCTTTTGAAGAGCTAAGCTTAAAAGATGCTGTGCTTATCGGCAATCAACGCCTTTATGAAGCAATCAAGCGCAAAGAATATCTTTATGAAAATGGTGATTTAAGCGATGAGAAAGTCAATGAAGAGCTCGGCGAGTTAGAGATGATATGTGCCGAAGAAGACCCTATGTATGAATGCGATGTAATAATAGAAAAAATTTTAGAGGATTTGGGCTTTGAAAGTGCTATGCATAATGAGCTGATGAAAACACTTACAGGGGGCGATAAATTTAAGATCCTCCTCGCACAAGTGCTTTTCCCAAAACCAGATAT from Helicobacter hepaticus ATCC 51449 carries:
- a CDS encoding Bax inhibitor-1/YccA family protein encodes the protein MGLYDRNYTNNAQFANEAVAERDSALVNFVKTTYKFFGASLFFAFIGAMIGFMYLEFVVEYRFFIFIAEIAALFGVMFSRSKPGLNIAMLFIFTTLTGVTITPLVAMVAFKAGAGAVAMAFAMTTIIFGVMSIFGIKTTKDLANMGKMLFIALIVVVVCSIINLFLGSSMFQVLISSAAAILFSLYVAYDTQNIVRGLYTSPVDAAINLYLDFYNIFVSLLSLIGLANRD
- the ccoG gene encoding cytochrome c oxidase accessory protein CcoG — translated: MQNNTQNYRIKRYIVYGVATLFLLIFPFIQINGNQLFLLSFDHKQLHLMGVVFDMQELYLMPFLLILMFVGIFFMTTLAGRIWCGWACPQTIFRVLYRDLLQTKIFGLRKKISNKQEKMDLSTFGDKIKAVLAFLIMATLCLVAAANLMFFFTPPSDFFAYMSDPLNHRILLGFWLGFGLFFILDIAYIQENFCIYMCPYCRVQSVLFDDDTITAVYDYKRGGAVYDTKGMKFDIAPKKQDPNNECTNCLACVRVCPTHIDIRKGMQLECINCLECADACAKVMDKLGRPSLVMWKSFASLDNNGKVRVMRFKTIGYTIILALVFVLLLFMGTTKEGMLLNISRTSELYEVRNHHIVDNHYTMLFHNTDANDHEMYFEVLDVKGNDIAHSLKIITPKAPFKVKAGKKEKKVVTLRTEEVLQKGSYDIIIRAFAIDDKEHIFVERKTNFVYPDEKMLKD